The following are encoded in a window of Corvus moneduloides isolate bCorMon1 chromosome 26, bCorMon1.pri, whole genome shotgun sequence genomic DNA:
- the WNT3 gene encoding proto-oncogene Wnt-3 yields the protein MDYHLLGLILSFLFNGTKVLAGYPIWWSLALGQQYSSLGSQPILCGSIPGLVPKQLRFCRNYIEIMPSVAEGVKLGIQECQHQFRGRRWNCTTIDDSLAIFGPVLDKATRESAFVHAIASAGVAFAVTRSCAEGTSTICGCDSHHKGPPGDGWKWGGCSEDADFGVLVSREFADARENRPDARSAMNRHNNEAGRTTILDHMHLKCKCHGLSGSCEVKTCWWAQPDFRAIGDYLKDKYDSASEMVVEKHRESRGWVETLRAKYALFKPPTERDLVYYENSPNFCEPNPETGSFGTRDRTCNVTSHGIDGCDLLCCGRGHNTRTEKRKEKCHCIFHWCCYVSCQECTRVYDVHTCK from the exons gTCCCTCGCCCTGGGTCAGCAGTACAGCTCCCTGGGGTCCCAGCCCATCCTCTGCGGCTCCATCCCCGGCCTCGTCCCGAAGCAGCTCCGCTTCTGCCGCAACTACATCGAGATCATGCCCAGCGTGGCCGAGGGGGTGAAGTTGGGCATCCAGGAGTGCCAGCACCAGTTCCGGGGCCGCCGCTGGAACTGCACCACCATCGACGACAGCCTGGCCATCTTCGGGCCCGTCCTGGACAAAG CCACACGAGAATCCGCCTTCGTCCACGCCATCGCCTCGGCCGGGGTGGCCTTCGCTGTCACCCGCTCCTGCGCCGAGGGCACCTCCACCATCTGTGGCTGTGACTCCCACCACAAGGGACCCCCGGGGGACGGCTGGAAATGGGGGGGGTGCAGCGAGGACGCCGACTTCGGGGTTCTGGTGTCCCGGGAATTCGCAGACGCACGGGAGAACCGGCCGGACGCGCGCTCGGCCATGAACAGGCACAACAACGAGGCCGGCCGGACG ACCATCCTGGATCACATGCACCTCAAGTGCAAGTGCCACGGGCTCTCGGGGAGCTGCGAGGTCAAGACCTGCTGGTGGGCCCAGCCCGATTTCCGGGCCATCGGGGACTACCTGAAGGATAAATACGACAGCGCCTCGGAGATGGTGGTGGAAAAGCACCGGGAGTCCCGGGGCTGGGTAGAAACTCTCAGGGCCAAGTACGCGCTTTTCAAGCCGCCCACAGAGCGGGACCTGGTCTACTACGAGAACTCCCCCAATTTCTGTGAGCCCAACCCGGAGACGGGCTCCTTTGGGACGAGGGACAGAACGTGCAACGTCACCTCCCACGGCATCGACGGCTGCGACCTCCTGTGCTGCGGGCGAGGCCACAACACCCGGACTGAGAAACGCAAGGAGAAGTGTCACTGCATCTTCCACTGGTGCTGCTACGTCAGCTGCCAGGAGTGCACGCGGGTCTACGACGTCCACACCTGCAAGTAA